ccgatttgtttgagtcaaaacctcggacctgatccctgccgatgacATGCCATTTCCAAAAaaatggaatatgaaccgtgAGTACTTATTTTCCTTCGAGCGTTTTAATTTGTGATTGCCTTTCATTTCCTTGATCCAATTTTTCTTTCCTGTTACAGCTGTGTCTCGGATGCTGGAACCAATTCTGGAccttaaacaatgggttgaaggtctggTGCTGCAGAGACCGTATTCTGAGCGAGCTTGGGTGGAATTAGTCaaaggtcgatgggaggcccgtagtcatggtaagtttctttcttattttgtttATCGTTCGATCTTCTTCACTTGCTTACCCCTCTTTTTTCCTTTGTAGGACTTGGGAAGGATGTTttcatgaggcccccatctgttGATGAAGAGTTCCCTGCCCAGAAGAAGgttaaagagaagaagagaaaagatgcaccgagttccccggtctcggaaaagaaaaaaccaTCAAAGAGAACTCGCAAGCCCAAGGGGGGCTACGGTATCATGCCTCCGGACTCGATCCGCTGATTAAGGGATGAGCCCAAAGAAGGAGAAGAGTAATTAGCCTGTGTACATCGCTAATGTTATGATACAACAGTCCTCTGAATCGGCGGAGGTAGATAAGGGAGCTTTGGCCATAATTCCTGAACAAGGAAAAATCGATACTATTCCGTCTCGAGCTAAGATGGTTGAAGGAGAGACCGAGGGCAGGACTTCTCGGGCAGCAGATGATATTTCGAGAGACGAGCTCGGGATAGTCGATATTACGGGATCCCCTCAGTTTTCGAATGCTATGATCCGCGAGGCAAATATGTTGGAAGGTCGGTCTTACGAGGGCATTCAGGAGTCGATCGATATCCGTGGATTTTTGGATGGGCTCGAGTCCGCTGCTTCGGAGGATATTACTGGGTTCGGTGGATTATCGGTACCAAAGAAAACATCATGGTTGGGTGCTGTCGAATCTTGATCGGGCCTAAAATTAGTGGACTGCTTCCCAGCCCCGAGTGTTGATCCCGACCGCAGGCGGAAAATAGTACTCTTCATCCCGGAGGATGCCCTAATGTTTGCTCCCCCCCTCCCCcgtggggattgctagttaccttcggtccttggtgaccgaagaggatcaaatcGTGATGAATGCGGTAGGACCCGCCTGCCTTTTCAACTAGGCccaacatgctctgaatcgggtaacttcgatggCATCTCTGCTGTTTCTTTTTACACTTAGAGTTGTGGATAATTCTAACATTTTTTCCCatgtttgtaggcttcggtgttgcatcacgaggctttcctccgaatccgagaggagcatgaggctCAGGTTTGGAACCTCACTGAAAAGAGTGACTCCTACAAACTTCTTAGTAAACAACTTCTAGCAGATTTGGCAGCGGCTCGGGATGAGCACcaggagatggctgagcaggtattctgAATTCTTCACGATAGTTTAGATGAGTTGGAGATAACCACTAATGATCCGATTCTACAGGTTCGACAGAGGCTTGAACAGATCGGACGGCTTAATTCGTAGGCAGATGAGCTAATGGCCGAGGGGGaaatattcaaaaagaatatGGATATCCTTGCCTTGAAAAAGAAGGTCTTTCAAGCACAATTAAAGTTGGTTGAAGCCCAGCTTCGGGCTGCAAAAAAAAATGCTTCGGTGCAGATCGAGAGGGTTAAGGAGCTTCAGCATCGGTTAGATTTGGTCACTTCTGACAAGGTAGGCTTGGCTAATGAACTCGAGGTGGCCATGTCTAAGGTGGTCGTAGCCAGGTCTGAAGTGGCCGTAGCCAGATCTGAAGTGACCGAGTCtaataaaagagctgatgctaaagtggcccagttcaggattgatgttgaggtcaaccaggccaaggccaaaagcatggtcgaacatgctaaATTGTAGGCTCGGAGtgaagctctcgaggaggtcagtgcTCAGGGCTTCAATGTAGAGGCCGAAATTGAAAATGCCAAGACGGAGGAAACCAGGGCTCGAAGGCTGGTCTTCCCTGAGGAAGACTTCGATAGCTCGAGCGAATTTGAAGACGGGGAAAATCCCGAGGATGAggcctccgatgaagaccaagccacttaggatatttaagtttcttgtttttattttgtatttattcTGGGGCCGATTTGGTCTTTTGTAAAATCCTTTGAATATAAACATAAGGCTTTTCTTGCCTTTTGGGTTTTTGTTTTTTACTTTGCTTTTCTGCACTTTACAAAGGTcaaaaatgccttagcataaaattgtgTTCGAGGGTTCGGGCAAACCTTTCCTTTGTTTCCCTTCTGCCTTATATAtttatgaagttgtattctgaggTCGGGGTTCAGATAATTTGATCAAAACTAAACTAGTATAGCCCTTAGGCcttttgatcgagtgagtgcttgctcgaactcaaagtaaagtaacccttaggtttttagtTGAGCGAGCAcggtctctcgaactcaaagcagaaaatagcccttaggctttatggtcgagtgatatcttgctcgaactcgaagtaaagtaacccttaggtttttagttgagcgaggatggtctctcgaactcaaagcagaaaacagcccttaggcttatggtcgagtgagtgcttgctcgaactcgaagtaaagtaacccttaggcttttgt
This sequence is a window from Nicotiana tomentosiformis chromosome 5, ASM39032v3, whole genome shotgun sequence. Protein-coding genes within it:
- the LOC138891953 gene encoding uncharacterized protein, which codes for MPFPKKWNMNPVSRMLEPILDLKQWVEGLVLQRPYSERAWVELVKGRWEARSHGLGKDVFMRPPSVDEEFPAQKKSSESAEVDKGALAIIPEQGKIDTIPSRAKMVEGETEGRTSRAADDISRDELGIVDITGSPQFSNAMIREANMLEGRSYEGIQESIDIRGFLDGLESAASEDITGFGGLSASVLHHEAFLRIREEHEAQVWNLTEKSDSYKLLSKQLLADLAAARDEHQEMAEQADELMAEGEIFKKNMDILALKKKVFQAQLKLVEAQLRAAKKNASVQIERVKELQHRLDLVTSDKVGLANELEVAMSKVVVARSEVAVARSEVTESNKRADAKVAQFRIDVEARSEALEEVSAQGFNVEAEIENAKTEETRARRLVFPEEDFDSSSEFEDGENPEDEASDEDQAT